Within the Solwaraspora sp. WMMA2056 genome, the region GACGACCATCGCACCCCAGTCGTGACCGACGAAGGTGGCGTCCTCGTATCCGTAGTGATCGAGAAGTGCGACGAGGTCACCCGACAGGTGTGCGATGTCGTAGTCGGTGACCTCGGTCGGGCGCGACGAGTTGCCGTATCCCCGCTGGTTCGGGGCGATGACGTGGTAGCCCGCCTTGGCCAGGGCGGGCATCTGGTGACGCCAGGAGTAGGCGTGCTCCGGCCAGCCGTGACAGAGCACGATCGGCCGTCCGGCGTTCCGCCGGCCGGCTTCGAAGACTTCGAGTTTGACACCGTTGACGGGAACAAGGCTGGGTTCGGGGAAATTCATGCCGCCATCCTGCCGACCGAAACCGGTCACCTCATGACCGGTTAATCTGACAATCTTGGCCGCATGCGCACCGACCGGCTGGTGGCCGTACTCCTGCTGCTGCAGCAGCGCGAACAGGTGACGGCGGCGGAGGTCGCCCGAGAGTTGGAGGTCTCCGAGCGCACCGCCCGCCGCGACCTCGACGCCCTGGCCATGGCCGGGGTACCCGTCTACGCCACGCAGGGCCGGGGCGGTGGCTGGCGTCTCGTCGGCGGTGCCCGTACCGACCTGTCCGGGTTGACCGCGGGTGAGGCCCGCGCGCTGTTCCTGGTCGCCGGCCCGGCCTCGGCCACGACGCCGGCGGTGAGATCCGCGCTGCGCAAGCTCGTCCGCGCGCTGCCGGAGCCCTTCCGGGCGCAGGCCGAGGCGGCGGCGTCGTCGATCGCCGTCGACCCGCAACGCTGGGGGGTGAGCCGGGTCGACCGCCCGCGCCCCCGCTTTCTCGACGAACTCCAGGACGCGGCGATCCGGGGCGTCCAGGTGCGGCTCGGCTACGTCGACAGCACCGGCACCGTGACCGAGCGGACCGTCCACCCGCTGGGCGTCGTCGCCAAGGGGTCGTCGTGGTACCTCGTCGCCACCACCGGGGCCGGCCGGCGGACCTTCCGGGTCGACCGCGTGTCGTCCGTCGACCCGACCGTCGACCCGGTGCACCGGCCTGCCGACTTCGACCTTGCCGGCAGCTGGCGGGAGATCGCCGACGAGGTCGACCGCAGGCGGATGCCCGTCGAGGTCCAGGCGGTCTGCGTGCCTGACGGGATAGCCACGCTGCGGATGGCGCTCGGCGATCGTCTCGAGGTGGGCAGCCCGACGGCCGACGGCCGTATCGAGGTCGTGATCCGTGGCTACGACGAGTACTCGCTCGCCGGCGAGCTCGCCTGGCTTGTCGAATGGCTCGAGGTGACCGGCCCGGCGGGTGTGCGGG harbors:
- a CDS encoding WYL domain-containing protein; amino-acid sequence: MRTDRLVAVLLLLQQREQVTAAEVARELEVSERTARRDLDALAMAGVPVYATQGRGGGWRLVGGARTDLSGLTAGEARALFLVAGPASATTPAVRSALRKLVRALPEPFRAQAEAAASSIAVDPQRWGVSRVDRPRPRFLDELQDAAIRGVQVRLGYVDSTGTVTERTVHPLGVVAKGSSWYLVATTGAGRRTFRVDRVSSVDPTVDPVHRPADFDLAGSWREIADEVDRRRMPVEVQAVCVPDGIATLRMALGDRLEVGSPTADGRIEVVIRGYDEYSLAGELAWLVEWLEVTGPAGVREHLAAIGTALVERYGGTARSPRLLLR